The genome window TGGGCAATGTAGAGCACTTTCCCGTCAGGGGAAAAAGCGAGCCCGTTGGGCCTGGTAAGGTCGGGGATTTGCAGGCTTACTTTCCCGTCTTTTGCAATGCGATAAACGCCGAATTGTTTGGTTTCTCTGGTGGGATCTTTATGCTTTTTAGCAAGCCCGTAAGGTGGATCGGTGAAGTAGTAACTGCCATTCGTATGCTCTGTCACGTCATTTGGACTATTAAATCTTTTGCCTTCGAACTGATCCGCAAGCGTAACTTTTCCTCCCACTTTTAATGAAACTGCTGAAATGCGGCGATCGCCGTGCTCGCAGGAAACAAGCCGTCCCTTGCTGTCGATGATCAGGCCGTTGCTGCCAGGCTCATCGCTGTAAACGCCCCGGCCTGTATAACCCGAAGGTTCCAGGAAGACCGACAGACCGCTTTTTTCATCCCATTTATAGACCTTGTTTTTAGGCACATCCGAAAACAGCAAAAAGCTGCTGTCCTTCACCCAAACCGGCCCCTCGGACCATTCAAAACCCGAAGCAAGCACTTCGACTTTCGCGTCTTTGGCAAGCAGCTTCTCAAATGCAGGATCTTCGTAAATGATCTTTCCCATGGTGGGATACGATCTTTGGGCAAAACCAGATACCGAAAGCAATAGGAGAGAACATAGGAATGGCGCGCAAAGCTTCATGTTTCCGAAGTTTATTTAGATTACAACCTTAATATGGAAGAAAGAAGTGGATACACCGCATCCTACTGTACGGATTTCACGAATGAGAAGCCAGAATAAGGCTGCAATGTGGCGCGAGCTGCATGTTTTGTAATATGCCAGAATGTTGGGGATCGGTTGAAAAAAGGATGTGCTTGAAGTCAGCTTTATCGTCGGGCATCAGGATAGGCTTGTCATAACTGCTTAAATTATGAATGATAACCAGCGATTTATCCACATGCGGCCGGAAATAGGAGAGCATCTGATCGTCTTGCAGGCACACGCGGTGGAGGTTCGGCGCAAAGATCTGGCTCAGCGCCGGCTCGGACTTCCGCAGATGTATCAATGTTTTATAATG of Dyadobacter chenhuakuii contains these proteins:
- a CDS encoding SMP-30/gluconolactonase/LRE family protein; translation: MGKIIYEDPAFEKLLAKDAKVEVLASGFEWSEGPVWVKDSSFLLFSDVPKNKVYKWDEKSGLSVFLEPSGYTGRGVYSDEPGSNGLIIDSKGRLVSCEHGDRRISAVSLKVGGKVTLADQFEGKRFNSPNDVTEHTNGSYYFTDPPYGLAKKHKDPTRETKQFGVYRIAKDGKVSLQIPDLTRPNGLAFSPDGKVLYIAQSDPEKAIIMAYNVDESGNVTGKGKLVYDATPMVKAGKLGLPDGLKIDKDENLWSSGPGGMLIITPAGKLIGRIEMGELTSNCAWGNDGSTLYMTVDGYVCRVKTNTKGAGW